The following proteins are encoded in a genomic region of Synechococcus sp. ROS8604:
- a CDS encoding ATP-dependent Clp protease proteolytic subunit — protein sequence MPIGTPSAPYRLPGSQMERWVDIYTRLGVERILFLGSDVNDGVANSLVAQMLYLDSEDSSKPIYLYINSPGGSVTAGLAIYDTMQYVKSDVVTICVGLAASMGAFLLTAGTKGKRLALPHSRIMIHQPLGGTAQRQASDIEIEAREILRMKEMLNRSMADMTGQSFEKIEKDTDRDYFLSAEEAKDYGLIDRVISHPNEA from the coding sequence ATGCCGATTGGTACCCCCAGCGCTCCCTACCGCCTCCCCGGCAGCCAAATGGAGCGCTGGGTAGACATCTACACCCGTCTTGGCGTTGAGAGGATTTTGTTCCTCGGCTCTGATGTGAATGACGGGGTTGCGAACAGTCTCGTTGCCCAGATGCTGTATCTCGATTCCGAAGACAGCAGCAAGCCCATCTACCTGTACATCAACTCCCCAGGTGGATCGGTCACCGCTGGCTTGGCGATCTACGACACCATGCAATACGTGAAGAGTGACGTCGTCACCATCTGCGTCGGGCTGGCCGCATCGATGGGTGCCTTTTTGTTGACGGCAGGCACGAAAGGCAAGCGCCTGGCCTTGCCGCATAGCCGGATCATGATCCACCAGCCTCTGGGGGGAACGGCGCAGCGACAGGCGAGCGATATCGAAATCGAAGCCAGGGAAATCTTGCGGATGAAGGAAATGCTCAACCGCTCCATGGCCGATATGACAGGGCAGAGTTTTGAAAAAATCGAAAAAGACACCGACAGGGACTATTTCCTGAGTGCGGAAGAGGCCAAGGATTACGGCTTGATCGATCGGGTGATTTCCCACCCCAACGAAGCCTGA
- a CDS encoding DUF1254 domain-containing protein, with translation MNSIGFFENYIFNDNSGLDTTSLVHDYFLEIFGESPSGLLSSSDLSIFDATLHAVIWGYPPEETYRLSNLDTVEQAPVNQIFKPANVASWLNKNSAPAPDASVLYINAWLDLSAEDLILQTPTNDNDNYYIISILDSFIGTVGSIGPRTQNNSELSQGAYYLLAGPSSIYYNSPDWTTTINDKIVNIIKVDTPIAWMTGRFGTDVMSATSLQKTREFINGDPSESGSGFQIGTLTEFENSGSIAYQDPIDQSIINEKAEDEFGDLPTLVTDFFNSLGQSIQNSPIPELRTTDVASPVPSFAAWLGNQNQIQQTPNSDSYLPDSAYQPSSALSDDQKKLLNDRFSSIGLNVESGFSLPTNWGEREAFIFQKAYEFSQQLLSAATFEIAKGKSETNNWNIKNLNVGVYPNSPENNPNLIDWKSLILRAGVAVDGGAANIPDDAVYPTSQLDSEGNPLTSRYNYSITLPPLTNQDNKIIYGPAEGFWAYTIYQPNEGNTFQPFLIQNSISNNFYTPLNATAKLTEEGWLKTTKPGNWSNANAIGTAIYTGEIVSISELSPLTTYYISEIQYIPNNKKEILFKLSEEYNPDFNWDGRIDGVKGVPVGGEGSPGKTINLTESGETLNFGFTNPVSQLGQAQLDSFVLNENEDIVLQFQQFQPTNSSNWLPTPSEGFVKEAYEFQLMGRYYNPTTADEKTILAASEPELYLPPKIERGALARLAPWSDLSQSSKNLVKEKTGSEIVNPLNQKDPYNPNAIGAVLDMRWSNGKLEGTTWALKYEYTRSADSFNKLFFYEVDDITGQIGTFLPGDANYIDSALMNTINEDDPIINQINNSTVSGELELEGGKIYMALVFTEQGQYLIPNSQETFDYTHFKVNNPKSFSFEDQMGGGDNDHNDGIFKLAELSPL, from the coding sequence ATGAATTCAATAGGTTTCTTTGAAAATTATATTTTTAATGACAATAGTGGTTTAGATACAACGTCTCTTGTTCACGATTATTTTCTTGAGATTTTTGGAGAATCTCCGTCGGGACTTCTGAGTTCCAGCGACTTATCTATCTTTGACGCTACCTTGCATGCAGTGATATGGGGATACCCACCAGAGGAAACATATCGATTAAGCAATTTAGACACAGTTGAACAAGCCCCTGTTAATCAAATTTTTAAACCCGCCAATGTAGCTAGTTGGCTCAATAAAAATTCTGCACCAGCGCCAGACGCCTCAGTCCTTTATATCAACGCATGGCTCGACCTAAGCGCAGAAGATTTAATCTTACAAACACCAACAAACGATAACGATAATTATTACATCATATCAATTTTAGATAGTTTTATCGGTACAGTCGGATCAATCGGCCCAAGAACCCAGAACAATTCTGAACTCAGTCAGGGTGCTTACTATCTTCTAGCAGGTCCTTCTAGCATCTACTACAACAGTCCCGACTGGACTACAACGATTAACGACAAAATAGTCAATATCATCAAAGTTGATACACCCATAGCCTGGATGACTGGCAGGTTTGGCACCGATGTCATGAGCGCCACCTCGCTCCAGAAAACTCGGGAGTTTATCAATGGAGATCCCAGTGAGAGTGGAAGCGGATTTCAAATCGGAACTTTAACTGAATTTGAGAATTCTGGTTCTATTGCATATCAAGATCCAATTGACCAAAGTATTATAAACGAAAAAGCGGAAGATGAATTTGGCGATCTCCCTACTCTCGTCACTGATTTCTTCAATTCACTAGGCCAGTCAATACAGAATAGCCCGATACCTGAATTACGAACGACTGATGTTGCATCACCAGTTCCAAGTTTTGCGGCGTGGCTTGGGAACCAAAACCAGATTCAACAGACACCCAATTCAGATAGTTACCTGCCAGACAGCGCTTATCAACCGAGCTCAGCACTCTCAGACGACCAAAAAAAACTTCTCAATGATAGATTTTCAAGCATAGGACTCAATGTCGAATCAGGCTTTTCCCTTCCAACAAACTGGGGAGAGCGTGAAGCATTTATTTTCCAAAAGGCATATGAATTTAGCCAACAACTTCTTAGCGCTGCGACATTTGAAATCGCAAAAGGCAAGTCGGAAACCAATAATTGGAATATCAAAAACCTCAACGTTGGAGTATATCCCAATTCTCCAGAGAACAACCCAAACCTCATTGATTGGAAAAGCTTGATTCTTCGTGCAGGCGTAGCAGTGGACGGGGGTGCCGCAAATATTCCAGACGATGCCGTTTACCCAACAAGTCAACTTGATAGCGAGGGGAATCCTTTAACCTCAAGATACAATTATTCAATCACTCTTCCGCCCCTCACCAATCAAGACAATAAAATCATCTATGGGCCTGCTGAAGGATTCTGGGCTTACACAATTTATCAGCCCAACGAGGGCAATACTTTTCAACCCTTCTTGATACAGAATTCCATATCAAACAATTTTTACACACCCTTAAACGCCACAGCCAAACTGACTGAAGAAGGTTGGCTAAAAACAACAAAACCTGGAAATTGGAGTAACGCAAACGCCATCGGAACAGCCATTTACACAGGGGAAATTGTATCGATCAGCGAATTAAGTCCCCTGACGACCTATTATATTTCGGAGATTCAATACATTCCAAATAACAAAAAAGAAATCCTTTTCAAATTATCTGAAGAATATAATCCTGATTTCAACTGGGATGGAAGAATCGATGGAGTAAAAGGTGTTCCAGTTGGTGGAGAAGGATCTCCAGGAAAGACAATCAATCTTACAGAATCAGGAGAGACACTTAACTTTGGCTTTACGAATCCAGTCTCTCAACTTGGTCAGGCACAGCTGGATTCTTTCGTTCTTAACGAAAACGAAGATATCGTATTGCAGTTCCAGCAATTTCAGCCAACAAACTCGAGCAACTGGCTGCCTACACCCAGCGAGGGGTTCGTAAAGGAAGCCTATGAATTTCAATTAATGGGGCGTTATTACAATCCGACAACTGCAGATGAGAAAACTATTTTAGCTGCATCTGAACCAGAACTTTATTTACCACCCAAAATCGAACGAGGGGCACTCGCTCGCCTTGCACCTTGGTCAGATCTCAGTCAATCCTCCAAAAACCTTGTAAAAGAAAAAACAGGTTCTGAAATCGTCAATCCACTCAATCAGAAGGATCCATATAACCCAAATGCGATTGGCGCTGTGCTTGATATGCGATGGAGTAACGGAAAGCTAGAGGGAACTACGTGGGCACTGAAATATGAATACACACGTTCCGCTGATTCCTTCAACAAATTATTTTTCTATGAAGTTGATGATATAACAGGGCAAATAGGAACATTTCTCCCTGGTGACGCCAACTATATAGATTCAGCTTTAATGAATACCATCAACGAAGACGATCCCATTATCAATCAAATCAACAATTCAACGGTATCCGGAGAACTAGAACTAGAAGGTGGGAAAATCTACATGGCGCTAGTCTTTACAGAACAAGGCCAATATCTCATCCCCAATTCTCAAGAAACTTTCGACTATACCCACTTTAAGGTCAACAATCCAAAATCATTCTCATTTGAGGATCAAATGGGCGGAGGCGATAACGATCACAACGACGGAATTTTCAAATTGGCAGAGCTCTCACCGTTGTAG
- a CDS encoding ATP-dependent Clp protease proteolytic subunit translates to MTTSAPYYGDSGVMRTPPPDLPSLMLKERIVYLGLPLFSDGDTKRQLGLDVTELIIAQLLFLEFDNPDKPIYFYINSTGTSWYSGESIGFETEAFAICDTLRYVKPPVHTICIGQAMGTAAVILSAGTKGQRAALPHASIVLHQPRSGARGQATDIQIRAKEVLHNKRAMLEILSTNTGRSVEELSADSDRMSYLTPQEAVSYGLIDRVLDSRKDLPAAVG, encoded by the coding sequence CCTGACCTGCCCTCTTTGATGCTCAAAGAGCGGATTGTGTATCTGGGCCTTCCGCTGTTTTCAGACGGAGACACCAAGCGTCAGCTCGGCTTGGACGTGACCGAGCTGATCATTGCCCAGCTCCTCTTTTTGGAGTTCGACAACCCAGACAAGCCGATTTACTTCTATATCAACTCCACGGGTACAAGTTGGTATTCGGGCGAGTCGATTGGCTTCGAGACAGAAGCCTTTGCCATCTGCGACACGCTTCGCTATGTGAAGCCACCGGTTCACACGATTTGCATCGGTCAGGCGATGGGAACGGCTGCCGTCATCCTTTCCGCGGGTACCAAAGGGCAAAGGGCGGCGCTACCCCATGCCTCGATCGTTTTGCATCAGCCCCGCAGCGGCGCACGCGGCCAGGCCACGGACATTCAGATCCGCGCCAAAGAGGTGCTGCATAACAAGCGGGCCATGCTCGAAATTCTTTCGACCAACACCGGTCGCAGTGTGGAAGAACTCTCCGCCGATTCAGACAGAATGAGTTATCTCACCCCTCAAGAAGCCGTGTCCTACGGCCTGATTGACAGGGTTCTCGATAGCCGCAAGGACCTGCCTGCAGCGGTGGGTTAA
- the cbiB gene encoding adenosylcobinamide-phosphate synthase CbiB, translating to MIVAAGLDLLVGDPRWSPHPVVAMGRVITGLRHWVERWAGDRPFPLRAGGALITLVLVVGSGETGWLLERLLLPQSPLPHPLATVLLVLALASALAARSLHDSVLAVLQALPDLPSARDRLSWIVGRDVSQLDQDDILRASAETASENSVDGLFAPLFWMLIGAGLWQAGFSQGPGPLALAWAFKASSTLDSMLGYKHGRLRWLGTAGARLDDLLTWLPCRLVLITLPLVSLPWTQWPTTVRVSAADGRPDPSPNAGLSESIFAHCADVQMGGLNRYGNTWISKPVLSAQSGKATAEGVRKLLNLSLKLEASWLVAAAGWSLLQ from the coding sequence GTGATCGTCGCCGCAGGCCTTGACCTGCTGGTCGGCGATCCCCGCTGGAGCCCTCATCCAGTGGTCGCCATGGGGCGCGTGATCACTGGACTTCGCCACTGGGTCGAACGCTGGGCCGGAGACCGGCCCTTTCCACTGCGCGCCGGTGGGGCCCTGATCACGCTGGTTTTGGTGGTGGGCAGCGGCGAAACGGGCTGGCTGCTCGAGCGTCTGCTGTTGCCGCAGTCTCCGTTGCCCCATCCCTTGGCGACGGTGTTGCTGGTTCTTGCCCTGGCGAGTGCTCTGGCAGCTCGCAGCCTTCACGACAGCGTGCTGGCCGTCCTTCAGGCCCTCCCCGACCTCCCCTCGGCCAGGGATCGCCTCAGTTGGATTGTGGGCCGTGATGTGAGCCAATTGGATCAAGACGACATCCTCCGGGCCAGCGCGGAAACAGCCAGTGAAAATTCAGTGGATGGACTGTTTGCCCCGCTGTTTTGGATGTTGATCGGAGCTGGCCTCTGGCAGGCGGGCTTCAGCCAAGGTCCAGGCCCCCTGGCCTTGGCGTGGGCGTTCAAAGCCAGCAGCACCCTGGATTCCATGCTTGGGTACAAGCATGGACGCTTGCGCTGGCTCGGGACTGCTGGGGCCAGGCTCGACGACCTATTGACCTGGTTGCCCTGCCGGTTGGTGCTGATCACGCTTCCGCTTGTGAGCTTGCCCTGGACCCAGTGGCCAACAACAGTGCGAGTCTCCGCGGCCGATGGGAGACCTGATCCCTCCCCCAACGCAGGACTCTCAGAATCAATTTTTGCCCATTGCGCCGATGTGCAGATGGGAGGGCTCAATCGCTACGGCAACACTTGGATCAGCAAACCAGTGCTTTCTGCCCAATCGGGCAAGGCCACGGCTGAAGGCGTGCGCAAGCTGCTGAACCTAAGCCTCAAACTTGAAGCGTCCTGGTTGGTGGCGGCAGCTGGCTGGTCGTTGCTTCAGTAG
- the ilvC gene encoding ketol-acid reductoisomerase, producing the protein MAELFYDSDADLSLLSGKTVAIIGYGSQGHAHALNLKDSGVNVVVGLYDGSRSAEKAKADGLEVLSVADASAKADWIMVLLPDEFQKEVYEKEIAPHLSEGKVLSFAHGFNIRFELIKPPANVDVLMIAPKGPGHTVRWEYQNGQGVPALFAIEQDASGNARGLAMAYAKGIGGTRAGILETNFKEETETDLFGEQAVLCGGLSELVKAGFETLVEAGYQPELAYFECLHEVKLIVDLMVKGGLSSMRDSISNTAEYGDYVSGPRLITADTKAEMQRILSDIQDGTFAKNFVAECAAGKPEMNKVRARDAEHPIEKVGKGLRSMFSWLKTA; encoded by the coding sequence ATGGCCGAGCTTTTCTACGACTCCGACGCTGATCTCTCACTGCTGAGCGGCAAGACGGTAGCCATCATCGGTTATGGATCTCAGGGTCATGCCCATGCCCTCAACCTCAAAGACAGTGGCGTCAATGTGGTTGTTGGTCTTTATGACGGCAGCCGCTCAGCCGAGAAAGCCAAAGCCGACGGCCTCGAAGTCTTGAGCGTGGCGGATGCTTCTGCTAAGGCCGACTGGATCATGGTGCTGCTACCCGATGAGTTCCAGAAAGAGGTCTACGAGAAAGAAATCGCCCCACATCTCAGTGAAGGCAAGGTTTTAAGTTTCGCGCACGGCTTCAACATTCGCTTTGAGTTGATCAAGCCACCCGCAAACGTGGATGTGTTGATGATCGCTCCCAAAGGACCCGGTCACACCGTGCGCTGGGAGTATCAGAACGGTCAGGGTGTTCCAGCCCTCTTCGCGATCGAACAGGACGCTTCAGGGAACGCTCGCGGCCTGGCTATGGCCTACGCCAAAGGCATCGGCGGCACGCGCGCGGGCATCCTCGAAACCAATTTTAAGGAAGAGACCGAAACCGACCTCTTTGGTGAACAGGCCGTTCTCTGCGGCGGTCTCTCAGAGCTGGTCAAAGCCGGCTTTGAAACCCTTGTGGAAGCCGGTTATCAGCCAGAGCTCGCCTATTTCGAGTGCCTGCACGAAGTGAAGTTGATCGTTGACTTGATGGTGAAGGGTGGTCTGTCCTCCATGCGCGACTCCATCTCCAATACGGCGGAATACGGCGACTACGTCAGTGGCCCTCGCCTGATCACCGCCGACACCAAAGCGGAGATGCAAAGGATCCTTTCCGACATCCAAGACGGAACCTTTGCCAAGAACTTCGTTGCGGAATGCGCAGCCGGCAAGCCCGAAATGAACAAAGTTCGCGCGCGTGATGCCGAGCATCCCATCGAGAAAGTTGGCAAGGGGCTGCGCTCGATGTTCAGCTGGCTCAAGACGGCCTGA